A genome region from Labilibaculum antarcticum includes the following:
- a CDS encoding sulfide-dependent adenosine diphosphate thiazole synthase has product MEQIVSAGIVDSYFKKLKENLSVDVAIVGGGPSGLVASYYLAKKGFKVALYESKLAPGGGMWGGAMMFNEIMVQKDALHILNELGVSYQHYQDDYYTLDSVHATSALIYHATQAGVKIFNCSVIEDVVFQNDRVCGVVLNWSPVRREGLHVDPLVIMAKAVVDGTGHDCDIARTLERKNNVKLNTKTGKVMGECSLSIDEAERTTVENTKEIYPGLYVSGMASNGVSGGFRMGPIFGGMLLSGEKLAGLIAENLSK; this is encoded by the coding sequence ATGGAGCAAATTGTATCTGCAGGAATCGTCGATTCCTATTTTAAAAAACTCAAAGAAAATTTATCGGTTGATGTAGCAATTGTAGGAGGTGGACCTTCTGGATTGGTGGCATCCTATTATCTCGCCAAGAAAGGCTTTAAAGTTGCTTTGTATGAAAGCAAACTGGCTCCAGGTGGCGGCATGTGGGGTGGTGCTATGATGTTTAATGAAATAATGGTTCAGAAAGATGCATTGCATATTTTGAATGAATTAGGAGTTTCCTACCAACACTATCAGGATGACTATTATACACTTGATTCAGTACATGCAACCTCTGCATTAATTTATCATGCTACTCAGGCAGGCGTAAAAATCTTCAATTGTTCAGTTATCGAAGATGTGGTTTTTCAAAACGACAGAGTATGCGGTGTTGTTTTAAACTGGTCTCCGGTTCGCCGGGAAGGATTGCATGTAGATCCTTTGGTAATCATGGCAAAAGCGGTTGTGGATGGCACGGGTCACGATTGTGATATTGCACGAACATTGGAACGTAAAAATAATGTGAAGCTAAACACAAAAACAGGTAAGGTGATGGGTGAGTGTTCTTTATCCATTGATGAAGCGGAGCGCACTACTGTTGAGAACACCAAGGAAATTTATCCTGGACTATATGTGTCCGGCATGGCATCGAATGGTGTGAGTGGCGGATTTCGAATGGGACCTATTTTTGGGGGAATGCTTTTGTCCGGTGAAAAATTAGCGGGTTTAATTGCTGAAAATCTGAGTAAATAG
- a CDS encoding ATP-binding protein, translating into MDIVKMPNREQEKKDQYFQRKIAKRMGKAISDFELIEDGDRIMVGVSGGKDSLALLELLALRRKFKKQNFDVVAVHINVLELPYEVDREFLKAFCERLDVELIYRDINVDFERPSKKPACFRCSWHRRTTLFKMTDEFKCNKLALGHHMDDAIETLLMNMMYQGAICSMPAKLSMFQGNIILIRPLILLKDAEMREYSRIRKFVLEKELCPHQDVTKRKETTKMIERIAGDDSRIRTNMFRSMSNVQSEYLPIIPDKI; encoded by the coding sequence ATGGATATCGTGAAAATGCCTAATAGGGAGCAAGAAAAGAAGGATCAGTACTTTCAGCGAAAGATTGCTAAAAGAATGGGGAAAGCCATTAGCGATTTTGAATTGATAGAGGATGGGGATAGAATTATGGTAGGCGTTTCAGGAGGTAAAGATTCTTTAGCTTTACTTGAACTTCTCGCTTTGAGGCGTAAGTTTAAGAAACAGAATTTTGATGTTGTAGCAGTACATATCAATGTATTGGAATTGCCATATGAAGTTGATCGTGAGTTCCTGAAAGCTTTTTGCGAACGCTTGGATGTAGAACTTATTTATCGGGATATAAATGTTGATTTCGAAAGGCCTAGTAAAAAGCCAGCCTGTTTTAGATGTTCGTGGCATAGGCGGACTACCCTATTTAAAATGACAGATGAGTTTAAATGCAATAAGCTTGCTCTGGGTCATCATATGGATGATGCTATTGAAACTCTTCTGATGAATATGATGTATCAAGGGGCTATATGTAGTATGCCAGCCAAACTGAGTATGTTTCAAGGAAATATCATTTTAATTCGCCCTTTAATTCTTTTGAAAGATGCAGAGATGCGGGAATATAGCAGAATTAGAAAGTTTGTGTTGGAGAAAGAACTTTGTCCGCACCAAGATGTCACGAAACGCAAGGAAACAACTAAGATGATTGAACGTATTGCCGGCGATGATTCGCGGATCAGAACCAATATGTTCCGATCTATGAGCAATGTTCAATCGGAATACCTGCCAATTATTCCTGATAAAATCTGA
- the dinB gene encoding DNA polymerase IV, whose translation MRRTILHMDLDTFFVSCERLLDSRLNNRPVLIGGTSDRGVVAACSYEARVYGIHSAMPMKMARLLCPDAVVIRGDSGTYSKFSDMVTEIVKESAPIFEKSSIDEFYVDITGMDRFVQTSYLWSRELREKILKETHLPISFGLSTSKTVSKVGTGEAKPNNHIEIPEGNEMPFLAPLSIKKIPMVGDKTYHKLRSMGIEKIRTVQEMPMELMERVLGKNGTVIWKKAQGIDTTPVVAWSERKSISSERTFEKDTTDVAKLRSLLVAMAENMCYQLRNENKLTACVSIKIRYSDFQTYTKQRRIPYTSLDHTLIATVLDLFDKIYDRRVLIRLIGVRFSYLVGGTYQIRLFEDSEKLIKLYQAMDHVRNRYGQGAVKRAIGMDSKTIGGMNPFNGQAPTIPAIGKP comes from the coding sequence GTGAGGAGAACAATATTACATATGGATTTGGATACTTTTTTTGTATCCTGTGAGCGGCTTTTAGACAGTCGATTGAATAATCGGCCGGTACTGATTGGAGGAACATCAGACAGGGGTGTTGTGGCCGCCTGTAGTTACGAAGCGCGTGTGTATGGCATTCATTCTGCCATGCCGATGAAGATGGCCCGGCTATTATGTCCGGATGCTGTTGTGATAAGAGGAGATAGCGGGACTTACAGTAAGTTTTCCGATATGGTGACTGAAATTGTAAAGGAGAGTGCACCTATTTTTGAGAAATCATCGATAGATGAGTTTTACGTGGATATTACCGGAATGGATCGTTTTGTTCAGACCAGTTATTTGTGGTCTCGGGAATTACGAGAGAAGATTTTAAAAGAGACACATTTACCCATTTCTTTTGGACTTTCGACCAGTAAAACAGTTTCGAAGGTGGGGACAGGAGAGGCCAAGCCCAATAATCACATCGAAATTCCGGAAGGAAACGAAATGCCTTTTTTGGCACCACTTTCCATAAAGAAAATACCCATGGTAGGTGATAAAACCTATCACAAGCTGCGAAGTATGGGTATCGAAAAGATTCGAACCGTACAGGAAATGCCCATGGAGCTGATGGAACGTGTATTGGGTAAAAATGGAACGGTAATTTGGAAAAAGGCACAAGGAATTGATACTACTCCTGTGGTAGCTTGGAGCGAGCGAAAATCCATTTCCAGCGAGCGCACTTTCGAGAAGGATACCACCGATGTGGCAAAACTACGTAGTCTTTTGGTGGCTATGGCCGAAAATATGTGTTATCAGCTGCGGAATGAGAACAAACTAACTGCTTGTGTGTCGATTAAGATCAGGTACTCCGATTTTCAGACTTATACCAAACAAAGGCGAATACCCTACACATCTTTAGATCACACGCTCATCGCAACAGTGCTCGATTTGTTTGATAAAATATATGACCGTAGAGTACTGATTCGATTGATTGGCGTTCGCTTTAGTTATTTGGTGGGTGGAACTTATCAAATTCGTCTGTTCGAGGATTCCGAGAAGCTGATAAAACTCTATCAGGCAATGGATCATGTGCGAAATCGTTACGGACAAGGTGCTGTGAAACGTGCCATTGGTATGGACTCAAAAACCATTGGTGGCATGAATCCTTTCAATGGTCAAGCACCAACTATTCCTGCAATTGGTAAGCCGTAA
- the thiD gene encoding bifunctional hydroxymethylpyrimidine kinase/phosphomethylpyrimidine kinase has protein sequence MEYFLTIAASDSSGGAGIQQDCKVAHDLGYWALSALTGITVQNFEKVFSVESVNPELLQSQIEKLLQSFPVRTVKIGAICSQENLMVICNCLQQFPKIHVVLDPVLASTSGKALFDSSALHLLKEELFPLCELITPNKQEFELLADCKINTVEEGIEIAKEKSKEWGTAILLKGGHFTDDKIREALICKSEVYHFEKERKNFKYQHGTGCTLSTAVSCFLGENESAINSCRLASDYLDEHYFSLQNQF, from the coding sequence ATGGAATATTTTTTGACAATTGCAGCTTCGGATAGCAGTGGTGGAGCAGGCATACAGCAAGATTGTAAAGTTGCACATGATTTGGGCTATTGGGCTCTTTCGGCACTTACGGGAATTACAGTTCAAAATTTTGAAAAAGTATTTTCTGTGGAGTCTGTAAATCCTGAATTGCTTCAATCTCAAATAGAAAAATTGTTACAATCATTTCCTGTTCGAACAGTTAAAATTGGCGCTATTTGTAGTCAAGAAAATCTGATGGTGATCTGCAATTGTTTACAGCAATTTCCGAAAATACATGTTGTTCTCGATCCTGTTTTGGCTTCTACAAGTGGAAAGGCTCTTTTCGATTCATCAGCATTGCATTTGCTAAAAGAGGAATTGTTCCCCTTGTGCGAACTGATTACTCCCAATAAACAGGAGTTTGAGTTGCTTGCAGATTGCAAGATCAATACTGTGGAAGAGGGAATTGAAATTGCAAAAGAAAAATCCAAAGAGTGGGGAACTGCTATTTTATTAAAAGGAGGTCACTTTACGGATGATAAAATTAGGGAAGCCTTAATTTGTAAGAGCGAAGTTTATCATTTTGAGAAGGAGAGAAAGAATTTTAAATATCAACATGGAACCGGCTGTACTTTGTCTACAGCCGTTTCATGCTTTCTCGGGGAAAATGAATCGGCCATAAATTCATGTCGCTTGGCTTCTGATTATTTAGACGAGCATTATTTCTCTTTGCAGAATCAATTTTAA
- the thiC gene encoding phosphomethylpyrimidine synthase ThiC codes for MNTQIEKAKEGIITAEMHIVAKNEKVEVEWLRNEIALGRIVIPKNKNHDFPVIAIGNGLRTKVNANMGTSEKHCHFDEELEKMKVAIHYGADAIMDLSTGGDLHIILQRIIQESSVMVGTVPIYGVATRLLAEGKEIKELDPEDLFREIEIQAKMGVDFMTLHCGVTKVSLSFLENDSRVCGIVSRGGALLKRWMKENGKENPLYEQYDRILDICKQYDVTISLGDGLRPGAGADATDRAQVAELLVLGELVDRARDKGVQVMVEGPGHMPLDQIEANMKLMKRLCGEAPFYVLGPLVTDSAPGYDHIVGAIGGTVAAIHGADFLCYVTPAEHLCLPDVKDVKEGVIASRIAAHSADLVNNVGGARDRDLTISKARYDLDWESMFQNSIDPEMARKRKMESESSEEDHCTMCGNLCAVKNDKSM; via the coding sequence ATGAATACACAAATAGAAAAAGCCAAAGAAGGCATTATCACAGCCGAAATGCATATCGTTGCAAAAAACGAAAAAGTTGAAGTTGAATGGTTGCGAAACGAGATTGCATTAGGTCGAATTGTAATTCCTAAAAACAAAAATCATGACTTTCCGGTTATTGCAATTGGTAATGGTTTGCGAACTAAGGTAAATGCAAACATGGGAACATCCGAAAAGCATTGCCATTTTGATGAGGAATTGGAAAAAATGAAAGTGGCCATTCACTATGGTGCTGATGCGATTATGGATTTGTCAACGGGTGGCGATTTGCACATCATTCTGCAACGAATTATTCAGGAATCATCAGTAATGGTTGGCACAGTGCCTATTTATGGTGTTGCTACACGCTTGCTGGCCGAAGGAAAAGAGATTAAAGAGCTCGATCCGGAAGATTTGTTTCGTGAAATTGAAATTCAGGCAAAAATGGGTGTCGATTTTATGACTTTGCACTGTGGAGTCACCAAAGTATCTCTTTCTTTTCTCGAGAATGATTCACGAGTATGCGGGATTGTAAGCCGTGGAGGCGCTTTACTGAAACGATGGATGAAAGAAAACGGCAAGGAAAATCCATTGTATGAACAATACGATCGAATTTTGGATATCTGCAAACAATACGATGTTACCATTAGTTTAGGCGATGGTTTGCGTCCGGGAGCAGGTGCTGATGCTACCGATCGTGCACAAGTTGCCGAGTTGTTGGTTTTAGGGGAATTGGTTGATCGTGCCAGAGACAAAGGCGTTCAGGTGATGGTAGAAGGGCCTGGTCACATGCCTTTGGATCAGATTGAAGCCAATATGAAGTTAATGAAAAGACTTTGTGGAGAAGCGCCGTTTTACGTGTTGGGCCCATTGGTTACCGATTCGGCTCCTGGATACGATCACATTGTGGGAGCAATTGGTGGTACTGTTGCTGCCATTCACGGAGCCGATTTTCTTTGCTATGTAACGCCAGCTGAGCATTTATGTTTGCCTGATGTAAAAGATGTAAAGGAAGGTGTAATTGCTAGTCGAATTGCCGCACATTCAGCCGATTTAGTCAATAATGTAGGAGGTGCCCGTGATCGGGATTTAACAATTTCGAAAGCACGTTACGATCTGGATTGGGAGAGTATGTTTCAGAATAGTATCGATCCGGAAATGGCCAGAAAGAGGAAAATGGAATCGGAGAGCAGCGAAGAGGATCACTGTACCATGTGCGGGAATTTATGTGCAGTTAAAAATGATAAAAGCATGTAG
- a CDS encoding DNA polymerase III subunit alpha → MLLNCHSYYSFKYGTLSVEDLLKELTAGGFTTIALTDINNTAASLDFVRRCKEFGIRPVVGVDFRNGVQQQYVAIAKNADGFREINEFLTAHLHEKKEFSFCAPDFKYAYVVYPFTSELRDLKENEYVGVSPKDLIRLPFTVWKNHQQKLVVLQTASFCNKRDYNIHRLLRAIDKNTLLSKLPKSEQADFEDQYRSRSELLEIYKEYPKVIENTENLLNSCSMEFEFGTNKNKKRFTTSEEADFDLLKGAAFAGLSYRYDQVTDEILDRLNKELKVIRELNFCSYFLINWDLVKYSMSRGYYHVGRGSGANSLVAYLLRITNVDPVDLDLYFERFINPFRTSPPDFDIDFSWTDRDDVTRYLFDKYGWDRVVLLGTFITFNHKSAFREIGKVFGLPDEEITRLQRNPNPAEADEYGKWVIRYSQYIEGFPSHGSIHSSGILIADEPVSNYSATELKPKGFPSTQFDMYIAEDLGLHKFDILSQRGLGKIKDTLAIIKQNHGIDIDIHNTKLYMEDVRVKRMLKKGEAIGCFYVESPAMRMLLTKLKAEDYKRLVAASSIIRPGVAKSGMMREYILRFQDEKRREEARREIPELYKILEETYGVMVYQEDVIKVAHYFAGLSLDEADVLRRGMSWKFKQRNEFAKVRGKFFSNCKQKGYVDSIVQDIWRQIESFANYAFAKGHSASYAVESFQALYLKAYYPLEYMVATLNNGGGFYSAQLYLHEAIMHGARVEAPCVNQSSWENRIQGRTIWLGFYLLRDLERTTGKDLIRERNENGVFTSLRDFVKRFPVSLEQLIILIRAGAFRFTGKDKKELLWDAHYLMGNSKKTKPEKTLFQTEVKEFKLPELWKHKLEDAFDEIELLGLSIQSPFELLKDELASDLKACHLPQLIGRYIRIVGYLIHRKPTKASNGKIMYFGTWIDLDGHWLDTIHFPPVAKDYPFRGPGCYCIEGKVTEEYGFISVEVSKMERMRNLSLEEVTK, encoded by the coding sequence ATGCTTTTAAATTGTCATTCATATTACAGTTTTAAATACGGAACACTTTCTGTTGAAGATCTTTTAAAAGAGCTTACTGCGGGAGGATTCACGACTATTGCCTTAACGGATATCAATAATACAGCGGCAAGTCTCGATTTTGTAAGGCGATGCAAGGAGTTTGGTATTCGGCCTGTGGTAGGTGTTGACTTTCGAAACGGAGTACAACAGCAATATGTTGCAATTGCTAAAAATGCTGATGGATTTCGTGAAATCAATGAGTTCCTGACAGCTCATTTGCATGAAAAGAAAGAATTCTCATTCTGCGCGCCTGATTTTAAGTATGCCTATGTCGTTTATCCTTTCACTTCAGAACTTCGGGATTTGAAGGAAAATGAATATGTGGGTGTGAGTCCAAAGGATTTAATTCGTTTGCCGTTTACTGTGTGGAAAAACCATCAGCAGAAGTTGGTCGTTTTGCAAACAGCAAGCTTTTGCAACAAACGCGATTACAACATTCATCGTTTGTTGCGGGCCATTGATAAGAATACCTTACTAAGCAAACTGCCCAAGTCTGAACAAGCTGATTTTGAAGATCAATACCGAAGTAGAAGTGAACTCTTGGAGATTTATAAGGAATATCCGAAGGTAATAGAGAACACCGAAAACCTGTTGAACTCTTGCAGTATGGAGTTTGAGTTCGGCACCAATAAAAACAAAAAGCGTTTTACTACTTCCGAAGAGGCAGATTTTGATTTGTTGAAAGGGGCGGCTTTCGCCGGATTAAGCTATCGTTACGATCAGGTGACTGATGAGATTTTGGATCGTTTGAATAAGGAATTGAAAGTAATTCGGGAATTGAATTTCTGTTCCTATTTTCTGATTAATTGGGATCTGGTAAAATACTCCATGAGCAGGGGGTATTACCATGTAGGACGAGGAAGTGGAGCCAATAGTTTGGTTGCTTACCTTCTGAGAATTACTAATGTTGACCCGGTTGATCTGGATCTTTACTTTGAGCGGTTTATCAATCCATTCCGAACATCACCACCCGATTTTGATATTGATTTTTCATGGACCGACAGAGATGACGTAACCCGGTATCTGTTTGATAAATATGGTTGGGATCGTGTGGTTCTGTTGGGTACTTTTATCACTTTTAACCACAAATCCGCCTTTCGGGAAATTGGTAAAGTATTTGGTTTACCCGATGAAGAAATAACCCGGCTGCAAAGGAATCCAAATCCAGCAGAAGCTGATGAATATGGCAAATGGGTGATTCGTTACAGTCAGTATATTGAAGGATTTCCAAGTCATGGCAGTATCCACTCAAGTGGTATTCTGATAGCAGATGAACCAGTAAGCAATTATTCGGCAACCGAGCTCAAGCCTAAAGGTTTCCCTTCCACTCAGTTCGACATGTATATTGCTGAAGATTTGGGCTTGCATAAATTTGATATTCTGAGTCAGAGAGGATTGGGTAAAATTAAAGACACGCTTGCCATTATCAAGCAAAATCATGGCATTGATATCGACATTCACAACACCAAATTGTATATGGAAGATGTGCGGGTGAAGCGCATGTTGAAGAAAGGGGAAGCGATTGGTTGTTTTTATGTGGAATCGCCGGCCATGCGTATGCTTTTAACCAAACTAAAGGCCGAGGATTACAAGCGATTGGTGGCTGCCAGTTCCATTATTAGGCCTGGAGTGGCTAAGAGCGGTATGATGCGCGAGTACATTCTTCGTTTTCAGGATGAAAAAAGAAGGGAAGAGGCAAGGCGTGAAATTCCCGAATTGTATAAAATTTTGGAAGAAACCTACGGTGTAATGGTTTATCAGGAAGATGTGATTAAAGTAGCGCATTATTTTGCCGGTTTATCGCTCGACGAAGCAGATGTTTTGCGCAGAGGAATGTCCTGGAAGTTTAAGCAACGCAATGAGTTTGCTAAAGTTAGAGGCAAGTTCTTCTCCAATTGCAAGCAAAAAGGCTATGTCGATTCTATTGTTCAGGATATTTGGCGACAAATTGAGAGTTTTGCCAATTATGCTTTTGCAAAAGGGCACTCGGCCAGTTATGCTGTAGAGAGTTTTCAGGCGCTGTACTTAAAAGCTTATTATCCTTTGGAATATATGGTGGCAACCTTGAATAATGGCGGTGGCTTTTATTCTGCTCAGCTTTATTTGCACGAAGCAATTATGCATGGAGCAAGGGTTGAAGCACCTTGTGTCAATCAAAGTTCTTGGGAGAATAGAATTCAGGGAAGAACCATTTGGTTGGGCTTTTATTTGTTGCGCGATTTGGAACGAACAACAGGAAAAGACCTGATTAGAGAACGGAATGAGAATGGAGTGTTTACAAGCTTGCGCGATTTTGTGAAGCGATTTCCAGTTAGTCTGGAGCAATTGATTATCCTGATTCGGGCAGGAGCTTTTCGCTTTACAGGGAAAGACAAAAAAGAATTGCTTTGGGATGCTCATTATCTAATGGGAAACAGCAAAAAGACCAAACCTGAAAAAACATTATTCCAGACCGAAGTAAAAGAATTCAAGCTTCCGGAACTATGGAAACATAAATTAGAAGATGCTTTTGATGAAATTGAACTGCTGGGTTTATCCATACAGTCGCCTTTCGAATTGCTGAAAGATGAACTTGCATCCGATTTAAAGGCATGTCATTTGCCTCAACTGATTGGTCGTTACATCCGCATCGTAGGCTATCTTATTCATCGGAAGCCAACCAAGGCAAGTAATGGTAAGATCATGTATTTTGGAACCTGGATCGATTTGGATGGGCATTGGTTGGATACGATTCATTTTCCACCTGTTGCCAAAGACTATCCATTTCGTGGGCCGGGTTGCTACTGCATCGAAGGAAAAGTAACAGAGGAATACGGATTTATCAGTGTTGAAGTCAGTAAAATGGAGAGAATGCGGAATTTGAGCTTAGAAGAGGTGACGAAATAA
- a CDS encoding XRE family transcriptional regulator, producing the protein MFFAENIKFLRQRRKKSQLSLSEQLGITRTTLAGYEKSVQPPFKVLIKFAEYFGVSIDALLRYNLQELSEFQLSQIEDGFDIDVTGKKLRLLTISVDRDGEENIEMVPLKAQAGYTSSYGDLEFIGSLPKFSLPFLPKDKTYRTFQIAGDSMLPIPEGAWVTASFIQNWELIKDGTPCIIVTLEDGIVFKVVYKQLEKNQTLLLVSSNRNYKPYELPIKKVIEIWKFETYNGFEIE; encoded by the coding sequence ATGTTTTTTGCAGAAAATATCAAGTTCCTTCGCCAGAGGAGGAAGAAATCACAGCTTAGTTTATCTGAGCAACTGGGCATTACCAGGACAACTTTGGCAGGATATGAAAAGAGTGTTCAGCCACCATTTAAAGTGCTGATTAAATTCGCGGAGTACTTTGGTGTATCAATAGATGCATTGCTGCGCTATAATTTGCAGGAATTATCAGAATTTCAGCTTTCGCAGATAGAAGATGGATTCGATATTGATGTTACCGGTAAAAAATTACGACTGCTTACCATATCCGTCGATCGTGATGGCGAAGAAAACATCGAAATGGTTCCTTTAAAAGCACAGGCGGGTTACACAAGTAGTTACGGCGATTTGGAGTTTATTGGCTCATTGCCCAAATTCTCGCTTCCCTTTCTACCCAAAGATAAAACTTACCGCACTTTTCAAATTGCAGGAGATTCAATGCTGCCAATTCCCGAAGGTGCATGGGTTACTGCTTCCTTTATTCAAAACTGGGAACTAATTAAAGATGGCACTCCCTGCATTATAGTAACACTTGAAGATGGGATCGTCTTTAAAGTAGTGTACAAGCAATTGGAGAAAAACCAGACTCTTCTTTTGGTATCCTCGAATCGAAACTACAAACCTTACGAATTGCCTATTAAGAAGGTAATTGAGATCTGGAAATTTGAAACTTACAATGGGTTTGAGATTGAATAA
- a CDS encoding RNA polymerase sigma factor, which produces MKKEDQFNQLLSENSERIHRICSYYNSNTEDQKDMYQEVLINIWKSLDNFKGNSAISTWIYRVAVNTSLSFTGKAFKQMKLMVNTDTQNLSSILDDEDLKNKQKEESQFNQLQNELNMLSVIDKTLISLLLEGLSMKDIADIIGINEPNVKVKIHRIKTQLKTKLTGGTHELK; this is translated from the coding sequence TTGAAAAAAGAAGATCAATTCAATCAGCTTCTGTCAGAAAATAGTGAACGCATACATCGAATTTGCTCTTACTACAATTCAAATACAGAAGATCAGAAAGATATGTACCAGGAGGTGCTGATTAATATCTGGAAGAGTCTGGACAATTTTAAGGGTAATTCAGCGATTAGCACATGGATTTACCGCGTTGCTGTTAATACATCATTAAGCTTTACGGGCAAAGCCTTCAAGCAAATGAAACTGATGGTAAACACCGATACACAGAACCTGAGTTCCATTCTCGATGATGAAGATTTGAAAAATAAGCAAAAAGAAGAAAGCCAATTTAATCAGCTTCAGAACGAACTCAATATGCTATCGGTTATCGACAAAACCTTAATCTCTCTACTTCTTGAAGGATTAAGCATGAAAGACATTGCTGATATCATAGGCATAAACGAACCCAATGTGAAGGTTAAAATACATCGCATTAAAACACAACTAAAAACTAAATTGACAGGAGGTACTCATGAGCTTAAGTAA
- a CDS encoding quinone-dependent dihydroorotate dehydrogenase — MSLYRLFIRPLLIQFDPEGIHRFTFTCFKLSQKSKFIRSLVSAQFSIKDASLERELFGLKFPNPVGLAAGLDKNAEAFDFLGSMGFGFIEIGTLTPKGQSGNPKPRLFRFVDDKALVNRMGFNNEGVEEAVKRLRKKRTNVIIGGNIGKNKNTPNEEATDDYLKCFAALYPYVDYFVVNVSSPNTPNLRELQGKEPLMKLLNEIMDLNRSKSKCKPVLLKIAPDVNESQLDDIIEVVKETAIDGIVATNTTISREGLSYSESEIKKIGAGGLSGQPLRERSSQVIRYIHEKSGGKIPIIGVGGIMTKEDALEKLDAGASLVQIYSGFIYEGPALVKAINKELIRKGA, encoded by the coding sequence ATGAGTTTATACCGATTATTTATACGTCCACTTTTAATTCAGTTCGATCCTGAAGGTATTCACCGATTTACATTTACTTGTTTCAAGTTATCTCAGAAATCTAAATTTATTCGGTCTTTAGTTTCTGCTCAGTTTAGTATTAAAGACGCTTCGTTAGAAAGGGAACTTTTTGGCTTAAAATTTCCAAATCCGGTTGGTTTAGCTGCTGGACTGGATAAAAATGCAGAAGCTTTTGACTTTTTAGGAAGTATGGGCTTTGGTTTCATTGAAATTGGCACACTGACTCCAAAAGGACAGTCAGGAAATCCAAAACCTCGTTTATTTCGTTTTGTTGATGATAAAGCATTGGTGAACCGAATGGGGTTTAATAACGAAGGTGTTGAAGAGGCTGTTAAACGATTACGCAAGAAAAGAACCAATGTAATAATTGGTGGAAATATCGGTAAAAATAAAAACACGCCTAACGAAGAAGCTACTGATGATTACTTAAAGTGTTTTGCTGCTTTATATCCTTATGTCGATTATTTTGTAGTGAATGTAAGTTCTCCCAACACTCCAAACCTGAGAGAATTACAAGGGAAAGAGCCTTTAATGAAGCTCTTGAATGAAATTATGGATTTGAATAGAAGTAAATCGAAATGCAAACCTGTACTTTTAAAGATTGCTCCTGATGTAAATGAATCACAATTGGATGATATTATTGAAGTTGTTAAGGAAACTGCGATTGACGGAATTGTTGCAACCAACACAACAATATCCCGTGAAGGATTATCGTATTCGGAAAGTGAAATTAAAAAGATAGGTGCCGGTGGATTAAGCGGTCAGCCGCTTCGAGAGCGTTCCTCCCAAGTGATTCGTTACATCCATGAAAAATCTGGCGGGAAAATACCAATTATCGGCGTTGGCGGCATCATGACAAAAGAAGATGCTTTGGAAAAACTGGATGCAGGAGCCTCTCTTGTACAGATCTACTCCGGATTTATTTATGAAGGACCTGCATTAGTTAAAGCAATCAATAAAGAGTTGATTAGAAAAGGGGCTTGA
- the thiE gene encoding thiamine phosphate synthase translates to MEDFGLYIIITKAQTSYRSIAESCVERGVKMLQLREKLISDKELIRIGKEIRAITIGSDTRFVMNDRADIAAICEADFLHLGQDDMSIEEARNIVGEMKIGLSTHSIQQVQEALVQRPDYIGFGPIYPTNAKIKPDQPVGIDQLKQVLDIAAVPVVAIGGIFPENIQTILSAGAKNMAMVRHFMQTDQFDERVLEYTNLINKK, encoded by the coding sequence ATGGAAGACTTTGGTTTATACATCATCATTACGAAAGCTCAAACGTCATACCGTTCCATTGCCGAATCGTGTGTTGAGCGAGGAGTAAAGATGTTACAGTTACGCGAAAAATTGATATCCGATAAGGAATTAATAAGGATTGGAAAGGAAATTAGAGCCATTACCATAGGGAGTGATACCCGTTTTGTGATGAATGATCGTGCAGATATTGCAGCAATTTGCGAAGCTGATTTTTTACATCTCGGACAAGATGATATGAGCATTGAAGAAGCTCGGAATATCGTTGGAGAGATGAAAATCGGTTTGTCAACTCATTCCATACAACAAGTGCAGGAAGCTCTGGTTCAGAGGCCTGATTACATAGGTTTTGGTCCCATATATCCTACCAATGCAAAAATAAAACCCGATCAACCCGTTGGTATTGATCAACTAAAGCAGGTGCTTGATATTGCTGCAGTTCCTGTGGTTGCCATAGGTGGGATTTTCCCCGAAAATATACAGACTATTCTCAGTGCAGGAGCTAAAAATATGGCCATGGTGCGACATTTTATGCAAACCGATCAGTTTGATGAAAGAGTTCTGGAGTATACTAATTTAATAAACAAGAAATAA